The Terriglobia bacterium genome contains the following window.
TCTCCCCTCGGTGATCAACACCCAGGTGGTGCCGCAGTTCAACTTCATCACGCCGTCCATTATCCGCAAGGCGGGAACCGCGCTGCTTTCCTACAATCTGAATGCGAACTGGGACCTGAATATCCTCTTCCGGCGGGAAAGCGAAAAGGGCACGCGGCCCATCGGGCTGATCATGAACTCCAGCCCCAGCGCCAGCGCCACCGGGGGTTATGGCGTCGAGCTCCCGGAACCCATCAACTACTTCTTCAACACGCTGCGCATGGGCACCGAATACGGCAAGCGAAGCTGGGCCGTGCAGGCCGCCTACATGGGGTCTTTCTTCCAAAACAACACCAGCACACTGACATGGGACAATCCGTTCCGGCTCACCGGCGAGAGTGCGGGCAATCCGCTCACCGGGCGCATGGACTTGTACCCCGATAACCATGCGAATTACCTGATGTTTGCCGGGGGGACCGATCTGGGCAAATACCTGCATCTGACGGGCAGCCTGAGTCCCGGCTGGCTGCGGCAGAACGACTTTTTCCTGCCGTACAGCACCAACACGGCGCTAACATGCGGCGACGCACCACAGCCCTGCACCTCGCTCGCTGCTCTGCCCGTGCCGAGTCTCGAGGGGAGCAAGCAGACCCTGGCCATGAATTACACCCTGACAACCACGGCCTGGAAGAACTTCGAGTTGAAGGCGGCCTACCGGCACTACGATTACAACAACAACACTCCGGTGCATGCCTTCACGCCCGCGCAGGGAGATGCCACGCAGACGGCGCGGGACCCAATCACGAACTTTCCCTTAACCGAAACGGAAAACACTCCGTTCGGCTACAACCGGAAGAACCTGGACGTGAGCGGCAACTGGTTCTTCACCAAGCTGAGTTCCTTCAAGATCGGTTACGAGACGGAATGGCTGGACCGCGTGCACCGCGACGTGGGACATACCCTGGAGAACACGTTCGTCACGGCCCTGGACCTGAGCCCCAACAAGGACCTGCTCTTCCGGCTTTCCTACCGGCACGCCAATCGCAAACCGGATTTTTACCTGGATGACGTGTCCGAAGAAATCTCGGGAGGCATTCCGGTGGACAGTCCCTACGCCCGGCGGTTCGACGAAGCAGCCAGAATGCGGAACAGCGCCGATGGCCTGCTGCAGTACAGTCCGCTGGACAAGCTGACGCTGTCGGCCTTTGGGGGCACGCTGCAGGACGATTACAACCGGTCCGGCGGCGTCAACAGCGCCACGCCACTGAACTTCCTCACGGGCGCGGCGGCCACCACCAGTCCTTATTACCTCTACGGAGTGCTGAAGGACATCTCCTACAACTATGGCTTCAATGCGGATTACGCCATAACGCCGGACGTGACCCTGTTTGCCGAGTACTCGCGCGAGAGTTACCACAAGCGGATGATTACCCGCTATCGCGCTCCGGAACAAGGCGCAACGGGGGCCTCGAACGGCTGCGGCCCGGACACCGCGCTGACGGCCAACCGCGGCGCGTGCGACACCGCCAACAACGACTGGGAAAGCACATCCCGCGAACGAGTGGACATCTGGTCCGCGGGTGTTGACACCTATGTGGGCAAGAAGGCCTATATCACCGCCTACTACTCCCTGTCGGCGGCGCGAGGCAATGTCTTCTCGAGCTTTCTAGGCGACCCCATCAACCATCCCAACCTGCCGCTCGCCAATGATCCGGACCGGTTTATGCTGGTGGGCACGAACTCCGCCACGCCCTACCCGGAGACGGTCAACCGCAACCACGAAGTTGTGGTTATCTTAAAGTACAAGCTGACGAAAAACTTGCTGCCGAAAATCGAGTACCGCTACCAGCAATGGGATAACAAGGACTACCAGACTTCGCCCATGACGCAATACATGGGCTGCGTGAGCGCGGCGGGCCCGCCCCCAGGAAGCGTGGTTGGCTGTACCACTCCGCTTCTCACCAGCGCCACGTCGGCAACCCCGGTGGGCGTCGTCAGCCCCTTCTATCCCGGCTTCGTGGTGGGCGATAACTCGTCAGCGCGGTTCCTGTTCCTGGGTGTGGATCAACCCTCGTACCGGGCCCATTACCTGACCGCCACGCTGGAGTATCATTTCTAGGAGTCTTGCAATCCTGGGGACGGGTGGAATAGCCTGTCCCCAGCTTTATCCTTCAGGAGGAAAACAGAATGAACTCAGCACGGAGCAGGAGAGTGGCGGTCGGGGCGATAAGCCTGGTTATGCTTGCGTTGCCGATCACTTCCATCGCCGCCGACGAAGGCGCTGATCTGTTCAAGGGCAAGTGCGCGATGTGCCATGGCCAGGACGCCAGCGGCAAGACGGCCATGGGCGAGAAGATGAAGATCCGCGACCTGCGCTCGGCGGAGGTACAGAAGCAGACGGACGCCGAACTGGAAGGCATCATCAGCAAGGGCAAGGAAAAGATGCCGGCGTACGGCAGCAAACTGAGCAAGGAGCAGATCAGCAGGCTGGTAGGCTTCCTCCGCGAAGCGGGCAAGAAAAAGTAAATCTCTGGCAGCCATTCGCCAGCAAAGAGCAGAGCCATAATGGAGACTCGGGAACCGCTTCAGGTTCAACCAGCACGCCGCCGTGTCGTGGAAATCTTACTGGGCGGCGGGCTGATGGCTTCGATCGTATCGTTTCTCTATCCCGTGCTGCGCTACCTGGTGCCGCCGCCCGTGCCGGATCTGGGCGGGGACGAGGTGGTGGCCGGCAAAGTGGGTGATCTGAAGGCCAACAGTTCGAAGATCTTCCGCTTCGGGAACCGTCCAGCGCTGCTGCTGCTAACCGCGGAGGGCGAGTACCGCGCGCTCTCCGCTACCTGCACGCACCTGAGCTGCACGGTGCAGTACCGCAGCGACCTGCACGAAATCTGGTGCGCCTGCCACAACGGCATGTACGACCTGAACGGGCGGAACATCTCGGGGCCGCCGCCGCGGCCGCTGGAGACCTATCAAGTGCACGTACGCGGCGATGAAGTGGTGGTCAGCCGCAAGCGGGGGGCCTGAGGTGAAGCTGCTGAAGCACGTGCACAGCTGGCTGGACGAGCGCTTCGACTGGGCGGAACTGACCGCGCCGCTGCGGAAGAAGTCGGTGCCGGTGCACGGGCTTTCCTACTGGTATTTCCTGGGCGGGATCACGCTGTTTCTATTCGGGGTGCAGATCTGCACGGGAATCCTGCTGCTGCTGTACTACCGGCCGAGCGCCAACGAAGCGTTCGAAAGCGTGCAGTACATCATGACCCGGGTGCAGTTCGGCTGGCTGGTGCGCTCGATCCATTCCTGGGCGGCGAATCTGATGATCTTCACGGCGTTCGCGCACATGTTCAGCGTGCTGTTCCTGCGCGCCTACCGCAAGCCGCGGGAGCTGACCTGGGTCACGGGGATGATCCTGCTGTTCCTGGCCATGGGCTTCGGGTTCAGCGGCTACCTGCTGCCGTGGAACACGCTGGCGTTTTTCGCGACGAAAGTGGGCACGGACATCGCCGGGCAGCTGCCGGTGGTGGGCAAGTGGGTGATGATCTTCCTGCGCGGCGGGGAAGAGGTGACCGGGGCGACGCTGACGCGTTTCTTCGGCTTCCACGTGGCGGTGCTGCCGGGAATCACCACGGTGCTGGTGCTGGTGCACGTGCTGCTGGTGCAGAAGTTCGGGATCAGCGTGCCGCCAGGGGTGGAAGCGCGCTGGAAGGCCGCGCCGGAGCAGGCGCGGGAGATGAAATTTTTCCCCAGCTTTTTCCTGCGCGAGCTGATGGCCTGGTATATCGCGCTGGCCGTGCTGGGGGCGCTGGCGGCGTGGGCCCCGTGGGGATTGGGCACGAAGGCGGATCCCTTCGCGCCGGCGCCCGTGGGCATCAAGCCGGAGTGGTATTTCCTGTTCATGTTCCAGTCGTTGAAGCTGATTCCGGCGAAGGTGTGGCTGGTGGACGGGGAGTTGCTGGGGATTCTGGTGTTTGGCGCCGCCGGGATGCTCTGGGTGCTGCTGCCGTTCTTCGACGGATGCAAGAACGGGCGCGGGCGGCGGATGATTATGGGAGCAGGCGTGTTTGCGCTGGGGTTCATCGTGGCGATGACCATTTATGGCTATGTGGCGAAATAAGCGGCTGTACCAGGTGCTATGGCTGTTGCTGGGGACGGGATGGCTCGCGGGGGCGGCCTCCGCGCAGACGACGAACACCTGCGCGGACTGCCACGGGGCGCTGGATCCGCCGCTGCAGGTGACCGCGGAACAGTTCGCCGCGGACATCCATGCGCAGAAGGGGCTGACGTGCGCGAGCTGCCACGGCGGCGATCCCAGCAAGGCGGACATGGACGCCATGAGCAAGGCGGCGGGGTTCCGCGGCAAGGTGGAGCGGAAACAGATTCCGGAGCTGTGCGGGCGCTGCCACTCCGATGGCGCGTACATGCGCCAGTACAACCCCTCGCTGCGCACCGACCAGTTGAGCCAGTACAAGACCAGCGTGCACGGCAAGCGGCTGGCGATGGGCGACACCAAGGTGGCGGTGTGCACCGATTGCCACGGCGTGCACGGGCTGCGTCCGGCCAGCGACACGCGCTCCAAGGTGCACCCGCTGAATGTGGCGGAGACGTGCGCGCGCTGCCACGCCGACGCCGCGTACATGAAGAGCTACGCGATTCCCACCGACCAGTTCGCGAAGTACAAGGGCAGCGTGCACTACGAGGCGATGACCGTGCGCGGGGACCTGAGCGCGCCGACGTGCACGACGTGCCATGGCAATCATGGCGCCGCGCCGCCGGGGGTGGGCACGGTGCAGAACGTCTGCTCGAACTGCCACGTTTTCCAGTCGCAACTGTACGAAAAAAGCTCGCACCGAGCGGCCTTTCAGAAAGCCGGGCTGCCGGGGTGCGTGGTGTGTCACGGCAAGCACGACATCAGCCAGCCCTCGGACGCGAAGCTTGGCGGGGGCCCGGAAGCCGTGTGCATGCAGTGCCACAAAGCCGGGGATGTCTGCGATCAGGCGCGGGTAGAAATCCTGGGCAGCCTGACGCGTCTGGACGGAGCCATCAAGAACGCCGACCAGGTTCTCGCGGACGCTGAAGCTTCGGGCATGGAGG
Protein-coding sequences here:
- a CDS encoding MtrB/PioB family outer membrane beta-barrel protein — its product is MRKFTPFAVLAAWALLLFPAGVLGQEQTTEHGSVDFGVRYSWGDVYGRPDLALDPCPACSPSDPLYSGQGHGSPFEPALKSSKYGEYRDLRDGLYIRRFDVKFENVRGTKNYVALQSQKSFYRDQSYLATFGRYGKFKIQFRYDEIPHTYSNTTRTLFTETAPGVWSFPTLIRQTLQATTSGNLPSVINTQVVPQFNFITPSIIRKAGTALLSYNLNANWDLNILFRRESEKGTRPIGLIMNSSPSASATGGYGVELPEPINYFFNTLRMGTEYGKRSWAVQAAYMGSFFQNNTSTLTWDNPFRLTGESAGNPLTGRMDLYPDNHANYLMFAGGTDLGKYLHLTGSLSPGWLRQNDFFLPYSTNTALTCGDAPQPCTSLAALPVPSLEGSKQTLAMNYTLTTTAWKNFELKAAYRHYDYNNNTPVHAFTPAQGDATQTARDPITNFPLTETENTPFGYNRKNLDVSGNWFFTKLSSFKIGYETEWLDRVHRDVGHTLENTFVTALDLSPNKDLLFRLSYRHANRKPDFYLDDVSEEISGGIPVDSPYARRFDEAARMRNSADGLLQYSPLDKLTLSAFGGTLQDDYNRSGGVNSATPLNFLTGAAATTSPYYLYGVLKDISYNYGFNADYAITPDVTLFAEYSRESYHKRMITRYRAPEQGATGASNGCGPDTALTANRGACDTANNDWESTSRERVDIWSAGVDTYVGKKAYITAYYSLSAARGNVFSSFLGDPINHPNLPLANDPDRFMLVGTNSATPYPETVNRNHEVVVILKYKLTKNLLPKIEYRYQQWDNKDYQTSPMTQYMGCVSAAGPPPGSVVGCTTPLLTSATSATPVGVVSPFYPGFVVGDNSSARFLFLGVDQPSYRAHYLTATLEYHF
- a CDS encoding Rieske 2Fe-2S domain-containing protein, which produces MMETREPLQVQPARRRVVEILLGGGLMASIVSFLYPVLRYLVPPPVPDLGGDEVVAGKVGDLKANSSKIFRFGNRPALLLLTAEGEYRALSATCTHLSCTVQYRSDLHEIWCACHNGMYDLNGRNISGPPPRPLETYQVHVRGDEVVVSRKRGA
- a CDS encoding cytochrome c3 family protein, translated to MAMWRNKRLYQVLWLLLGTGWLAGAASAQTTNTCADCHGALDPPLQVTAEQFAADIHAQKGLTCASCHGGDPSKADMDAMSKAAGFRGKVERKQIPELCGRCHSDGAYMRQYNPSLRTDQLSQYKTSVHGKRLAMGDTKVAVCTDCHGVHGLRPASDTRSKVHPLNVAETCARCHADAAYMKSYAIPTDQFAKYKGSVHYEAMTVRGDLSAPTCTTCHGNHGAAPPGVGTVQNVCSNCHVFQSQLYEKSSHRAAFQKAGLPGCVVCHGKHDISQPSDAKLGGGPEAVCMQCHKAGDVCDQARVEILGSLTRLDGAIKNADQVLADAEASGMEVSQARLEQDQARDALTKARVSIHRFRVEPVEQDVQAGLKIAAKNLQAGKDALRERGYRRMGLGFALLSILVVLVGLRLYIGKIEQKAR
- a CDS encoding cytochrome c; translated protein: MNSARSRRVAVGAISLVMLALPITSIAADEGADLFKGKCAMCHGQDASGKTAMGEKMKIRDLRSAEVQKQTDAELEGIISKGKEKMPAYGSKLSKEQISRLVGFLREAGKKK
- a CDS encoding cytochrome bc complex cytochrome b subunit; this encodes MKWWSAASGGPEVKLLKHVHSWLDERFDWAELTAPLRKKSVPVHGLSYWYFLGGITLFLFGVQICTGILLLLYYRPSANEAFESVQYIMTRVQFGWLVRSIHSWAANLMIFTAFAHMFSVLFLRAYRKPRELTWVTGMILLFLAMGFGFSGYLLPWNTLAFFATKVGTDIAGQLPVVGKWVMIFLRGGEEVTGATLTRFFGFHVAVLPGITTVLVLVHVLLVQKFGISVPPGVEARWKAAPEQAREMKFFPSFFLRELMAWYIALAVLGALAAWAPWGLGTKADPFAPAPVGIKPEWYFLFMFQSLKLIPAKVWLVDGELLGILVFGAAGMLWVLLPFFDGCKNGRGRRMIMGAGVFALGFIVAMTIYGYVAK